A single genomic interval of Flavihumibacter rivuli harbors:
- a CDS encoding AGE family epimerase/isomerase, producing MREQLILNTVSDPVASKLFRFRSGLQSELDRILGFWAESTIDQQYGGFLGRISYDGKVDPFAEKSLILNSRVLWAFSKAYNAGGGSMYLGLAQRSFEFLHQFFLDKQNGGLYWSVNFDGAVKQTRKQVYGQAFGIYGLAEYYKASGDPRSLTLAKDLFWLLEQHGHDKQFGGYLEAFDREWRMPSDMRLSEKEVNVPKTMNTHLHLLEAFANLNEVWDSDLLQERLVELLELFPKYIIDPANSHQHLFFSHDWNRVPSDISYGHDIEASWLLLDAAEAIGDPVLVEKFRKLSVKITQATTMAMSPEGGLLYESDWTYSNWNAERHWWPQVEAMVGYFNAWSLTGEQGYLDRVFQLWNFVSNYLMDNDKLDWLWGVDASLRPLVNQDRLGFWKCPYHHTRACHELIRRIGSHLEVR from the coding sequence TTGAGAGAGCAGCTAATTCTGAATACGGTCAGTGATCCTGTGGCTTCGAAGCTTTTCAGGTTCAGATCTGGATTGCAGTCGGAGCTGGATAGGATACTTGGGTTTTGGGCGGAGTCGACCATAGATCAGCAGTATGGAGGATTCCTGGGCAGGATTAGTTATGATGGTAAGGTTGATCCTTTTGCAGAGAAAAGCCTGATCCTGAATAGTCGCGTCCTGTGGGCCTTCTCGAAAGCCTATAATGCCGGTGGCGGTTCCATGTACCTGGGGCTTGCGCAACGTTCATTTGAGTTCCTGCATCAGTTTTTCCTGGATAAACAAAATGGTGGACTCTATTGGTCGGTAAACTTTGATGGTGCAGTAAAGCAAACGAGAAAACAGGTATATGGGCAGGCCTTTGGCATCTACGGCCTTGCTGAATATTATAAGGCTTCAGGGGATCCCCGATCGCTAACATTGGCAAAGGACCTGTTTTGGCTCCTGGAACAACATGGTCATGACAAGCAATTTGGAGGCTATTTGGAAGCGTTTGACCGGGAATGGCGAATGCCTTCGGATATGCGTTTGAGTGAGAAGGAAGTGAATGTGCCGAAAACCATGAATACCCACCTCCACCTGCTGGAGGCGTTTGCCAATTTAAATGAGGTCTGGGATTCCGACCTGCTGCAGGAAAGGCTGGTTGAGCTGCTAGAGCTGTTCCCGAAATATATTATTGATCCCGCTAACAGTCACCAGCATCTTTTTTTTAGCCATGACTGGAACCGGGTTCCTTCGGACATTTCATATGGTCACGATATAGAAGCCTCCTGGCTTTTGCTGGATGCTGCTGAAGCCATAGGGGACCCGGTTTTGGTGGAGAAGTTCAGGAAACTTTCTGTTAAGATTACTCAAGCCACAACAATGGCAATGAGTCCTGAAGGGGGCTTGCTGTATGAATCAGACTGGACATATAGCAATTGGAATGCTGAACGGCATTGGTGGCCGCAAGTAGAAGCAATGGTTGGGTACTTCAATGCCTGGTCTCTAACTGGAGAACAGGGTTACCTGGATCGTGTTTTTCAGCTTTGGAATTTTGTAAGCAACTACCTTATGGATAATGATAAACTGGATTGGCTTTGGGGAGTGGATGCTTCATTGCGTCCCCTGGTCAACCAGGACCGCTTGGGTTTTTGGAAATGTCCCTACCACCACACAAGGGCCTGTCATGAATTGATCAGGCGGATCGGTAGTCACCTCGAAGTCAGGTAA